From the Brassica napus cultivar Da-Ae chromosome A8, Da-Ae, whole genome shotgun sequence genome, one window contains:
- the LOC106418897 gene encoding uncharacterized protein At4g04775-like, giving the protein MGDRGRGIPKICRCGEAVVMNTSKTVKNPGRLFHACPFGRDGDWHHTFKWTDVSMYEELQDLIEKVDNMEEDSITLQKGVNTCEAEIETLTMETRVCEAVVEKEIRECKMQLRSLKNIVVLALVMIVFFKFMY; this is encoded by the exons ATGGGTGATCGAGGAAGAGGAATTCCTAAGATATGTCGTTGTGGTGAAGCTGTAGTAATGAATACATCAAAAACTGTGAAAAATCCGGGTAGATTGTTCCATGCTTGCCCTTTTGGAAGAGATGGg GATTGGCATCATACTTTTAAATGGACCGATGTGAGTATGTATGAAGAGCTTCAAGACTTGATTGAAAAAGTGGATAACATGGAAGAAGATTCGATCACTTTGCAAAAGGGAGTGAACACTTGTGAAGCTGAGATCGAAACATTGACAATGGAAACTCGGGTTTGTGAAGCTGTTGTTGAGAAGGAGATCCGAGAGTGTAAAATGCAACTTCGAAGCTTGAAGAACATAGTAGTGTTGGCTTTGGTCATGATTGTCTTCTTCAAGTTCATGTATTGA